TAATCAAGTTAAAGTTGATTGGTTTGCAAGCCAACAACTGTATGATTTGATAATAAAATGTTAGAATATGGTTAACCGTGGAAAGAATATCACACTCACTTATcatcaaaaatataataattattattgccTTAGTGTCAAGATACCTATAAGCACACATTTAAGGGCTATTATTAAGTTTCAATCTTTCTTTTTTAACACTATTGAGAGTAGGTGGAATATGCAATTGTAGAAAAACTTCGGTCACATTCTTCAAATGAGGTCCACCTGGTCTTCATCAAGCAGGGTACTCAAATTGGTGCGTGTGCTTCAGCTGAGCCACCGTTGATAATCAAACTAGGCGCTGCCATTTTCTCCCCATACATTGTCCCACGCACCACTGGGAGCAGCCTTTGGCCCTTCAATGTAGTTTTGATTCCCATGAGGGTTATGGGGTCCTGGGAGTCCACCTGGTCCTGGTTGATTGATCTTTCGGGGTTTTGATTTGATTCCCAGCAGTCTTAACACAAATCTAGCTAACTCTCCATACAATAATCCCGTGCGATCGAAAAGCTGCAAATAACGATATGCCATGAGTCAACAGCATGCTACAAATTCCACAAACCGAACACTGATTCAACTATTATGAACTTTTGGACAAAACAAATGGGCAAGCAGCACCTGAAGAAGAGCAGTCATAAACATGTGGAATGCTTGTGTATTCTGGTCTATCAGAATAGATATCCTGCCAAAGCAGTTAACAACACCTTGCATCTGCAATTAGTGAAGGAAGCGATTATCAGAAGTGAAAATAAAATTCACACGAAGGGACAGACTTATAAGTTTTTAGTCGAGCAATAGTCACCTCAAAAGAACTCCCAAATAAATTATAATCAGCTCATTATAACCTAGAATCTAAATTGGTTGTCAGAGTTAAATAACAGCCGTCAAGTGTTTCTGACATTTTAGAGTTAAAGAAGCACTCCATAAAAGATCCCGATCTACGCTGAACTAAGCCTAAACTACAACTAATACCTTCTCCTTCATAATCCACAAGTATATTTTAGTGCTTTAGAAAATGGCCAGTGAAATGATAAAAAAACGTGAATATTTCCTGGACTGCATATTCTGAGCTCAAGAACAGAGCAAGGGAATAATGATAACTAAGGTGGTGGGCTGGCATTACAGATAGATTGGACATTTTAAGTAACAGATGATATTCTTTACATTTAATcagataataaataataacaattgAAATAAATTACCACACGGAGGAAGGACATCCAAAAGCCTGGTGGGGATGGGGGAGCTCCAAAAGGATTATTTGGATCTTGCTCACCATATGGACCCATGCCCATTCCATAACCACCCATAGGACCCCCAAAGCCACCACCAAGGCCACCGCCGTACATTCCACCACCATACATTCCAGAGTTCCCATATAGACCACCATAACCTCCTCTATACATGCTGTTTCCATACAATCCACCACCATAAGAACCCATTCCACCATATGATGACGAACCATACATTCCAGAACCATATGCTGAGTTGTAGTTTAAACCAGAACCATAACCTGCATCAAACACCAACTTAGACAAGCTCCACAATAAGTAAAAACCATTTGTATTATAATAGACAAATTAAATCTTTACCTCCGTAAGTGCTTCCATAGTTCTGTTGCTCCCAAGGCCTGCTGGGTAAAGGCCTACCAACAGCATTTCTATTCACAGCTGCAGTCCTATCAGCAGTAGAAACAAGTTCACCTGGCCTTGCTGTTCCGGATGCCTCAACAACATCACTTGTGCTGCCAGGTGATGGCGGCTTAAAGGGTCCAGCACCCGTTGAGCCCCCTGCTTGCTCCCATGGTTTAGGTGGAGAGACACCAGTAGCTGCAGTTGAGAATGTCAAACATAAACAAATTGCACAAAACCAAAACAGAAGGGGAAAAAAGTCAAtttcaaatatttaatttttttaacgcCTAAACAAAGCTAATTATCCTTCAATTTCTTGACCGAATTCTATCATAAACAAACCCCTAAAAATCCACATAAAAACCCAAAATTCGAAACACAATtagattttttttgttcattCGAAACATAATAAGATTGATTCTTAGTTTCCTCAACCAAATCACCAACCAAGCAAAAACAACTACCTCCCCCCCCCCCggcgaaaaaaataaaataaaaatcaagaatCTAATAAGTCTATAATTGTGTATATCTAATCGATGATtagtcaaaccctaaaaaaatcataaaattgtgTATATTGAATCGAAAATTCGATAAACCCTAAaaatcataaaagaaaaaaaaaaggaacggAACCTGGTTGTTGGGAATTAGAATCCATAGCTTCTAGGTCAGATCAATGAATTTGAGGACCGTGTTGTTTCTGAGGATTCGCCTTCAGGACAAAGAAAATCGAATAGATACAGACGACTTTCGCGTTTTAGCTTCCCTTACCCTTATTTTCTGGGCCACCCATTTTACCTTTTTTCTTTTGTCTTTtgttttggttaatttttaaatttttttaatttactttttgtATATTGgtaaaaaagaaaagaggaattgCAATTTTGAGCAGTGGAAGAGATTAATCTGCAGTTCATAATAAgatcatttataatttttaacgaTGTGGCCGTTAAtatcttaaaaataattaaatctaattattaatttttaaagtaaactcaaattattttttatgaaaatactgactaaaatgttatatttttaaatataataattcatAAAAGATAAATtatttgcatataaataaatattattctaTCAGCAAGAAATATACAATAATTGCCAGAAAAGTTATCACATCACTTAGAGGCGAAGGCAGAATAAATTTTTAGgggcgaatgaaattttaattttttataatctatatctttataatttttaaatgattaaatcgaatttttataattttagagggccaaaatgtaattttatctttactaagttaaaatttttaaaaaaatttaaggggccaaataaaatttttatattttaggagGGCCGGGACCCCTGCCAGCCCCCCTAAATCCGCCCCTGCCGTCACTGTTAGTTTACGTTTCGATCAATCAGCTTCAAAAAGTTAAAacaatagtcattaaattatttcgaaagtttttatttatgtCACTAGATTtctaaaattattattgtatGTTTTTCTTTGTTTGCATCGTCTGCACCAATCAAAACTTTCATTCTCTCTCTTCTACAATtaagtttttttaataaaaaatttgaacATCACAAATTTATGCACCAAAATCTAAACAGTTTTCTTCTCTAATCTTACACACTAATTGTCAGATTAACTtagatctaaggtatgttcttctgCTCGTTGATGGGTATTGATCCACTGTACCAATTGTTAAATCATAATTTGGATTTTGTTAGccgaacttaaaaaaaaaaaa
This is a stretch of genomic DNA from Gossypium arboreum isolate Shixiya-1 chromosome 11, ASM2569848v2, whole genome shotgun sequence. It encodes these proteins:
- the LOC108473741 gene encoding peroxisomal membrane protein 13; amino-acid sequence: MDSNSQQPATGVSPPKPWEQAGGSTGAGPFKPPSPGSTSDVVEASGTARPGELVSTADRTAAVNRNAVGRPLPSRPWEQQNYGSTYGGYGSGLNYNSAYGSGMYGSSSYGGMGSYGGGLYGNSMYRGGYGGLYGNSGMYGGGMYGGGLGGGFGGPMGGYGMGMGPYGEQDPNNPFGAPPSPPGFWMSFLRVMQGVVNCFGRISILIDQNTQAFHMFMTALLQLFDRTGLLYGELARFVLRLLGIKSKPRKINQPGPGGLPGPHNPHGNQNYIEGPKAAPSGAWDNVWGENGSA